The Leguminivora glycinivorella isolate SPB_JAAS2020 chromosome 1, LegGlyc_1.1, whole genome shotgun sequence genome includes a region encoding these proteins:
- the LOC125241053 gene encoding ATP-binding cassette sub-family G member 4 isoform X3: protein MTSELTMESKGTQIHLPLVGRGSRGELGDKVTFSQVKSPPFAEQLNNGQVLGGSQINLCNGGAGTAAMTGLVRKIPNGYDQKKPMASLTHLPKRPPVDIEFSDLSYSVSEGRKRGYKALLKCINGTFRSGELTAIMGPSGAGKSTLMNILAGYKTSNVSGSVLINGKERNLRRFRKLSCYIMQDDCLLPHLTVKEAMHVSANLKLGKDMSVQAKKIVINEIIETLGLVDASDTRTINLSGGQRKRLSIALELVNNPPVMFFDEPTSGLDSSSCFQCISLLKSLARGGRTIICTIHQPSARLFEMFDYLYTLAEGQCIYQGKVKDLVPFLSNMGLNCPSYHNPADYVMEVATGEHGDWVHKLVMAVNKGNCGRVQPSAAPQNSNYNNQAKNNVKLEVVMDKPTCTVIDMSGPTPNPEKQNALPNSTNLAPVTCTTSLLDSSESFSKKPIKTGFPTSGFKQFWILLKRTFKSILRDQMLTHLRLCSHTVVGLLIGFLYYDIGSDAAKVMSNAGCIFFTVMFTMFTAMMPTILTFPTEMSVFVREHLNYWYSLKAFYFAKTLADLPFQIVFSGVYVIIVYFMTGQPMQTDRVLMFTTINILTALVAQSLGLLIGAAMKIETGVYLGPVTTIPVVLFSGFFVNFKAIPSYLQWLTYLSYVRYGFEGAMLSVYGYGREKLHCSEVYCHFRKPDTFLKEMTMDKANFWIDVGALIAFFVFIRLVSYLVLRFKLKMMQ, encoded by the exons AGGCTCACAAATTAACCTCTGCAATGGAGGGGCTGGCACGGCCGCCATGACCGGCCTCGTCCGCAAGATCCCCAACGGTTACGACCAGAAGAAACCAATGGCGTCCCTCACACACTTACCCAAACGTCCGCCGGTCGACATCGAGTTCTCTGACCTCTCTTACTCGGTCAGCGAGGGTCGGAAGCGGGGCTACAAGGCTCTGCTGAAGTGCATCAATGGCACCTTCAGGTCTGGAGAGCTGACTGCGATCATGGGGCCTTCTGGTGCGGGGAAGAGCACGCTTATGAACATTTTAGCGGGTTACAA AACTTCAAACGTCAGCGGTTCGGTGCTCATCAATGGCAAGGAGCGAAACCTGAGGCGGTTTAGAAAGCTGTCGTGCTATATTATGCAGGACGACTGCCTTTTACCTCATTTGACAGTGAAAGAGGCCATGCATGTGTCAGCGAATCTGAAGCTAGGGAAGGACATGTCAGTGCAAGCAAAGAAAATAGTGATCAATGAGATTATAGAAACGTTAGGGCTAGTCGACGCGAGTGATACACGGACGATTAATCTATCGGGCGGACAGCGCAAACGTCTGTCCATAGCTTTAGAGTTAGTGAACAATCCCCCTGTGATGTTCTTCGACGAGCCGACCTCCGGGTTGGACAGCTCCTCGTGTTTCCAATGCATATCGCTTCTGAAGAGCCTGGCGCGGGGCGGGCGCACGATCATCTGCACGATCCACCAGCCGTCGGCGCGGCTGTTCGAGATGTTCGACTACCTGTACACGCTGGCGGAGGGCCAGTGCATCTACCAGGGCAAGGTCAAGGACTTGGTGCCGTTCCTGTCCAACATGGGCCTCAACTGCCCGAGCTACCACAATCCTGCTGACTACG TGATGGAGGTAGCGACGGGAGAGCACGGCGACTGGGTCCACAAGTTGGTAATGGCGGTGAACAAGGGCAACTGCGGGCGCGTGCAGCCATCGGCCGCGCCGCAGAACTCAAACTACAACAACCAGGCCAAGAACAACGTCAAACTGGAAGTGGTCATGG ACAAGCCAACCTGCACAGTAATAGACATGTCGGGCCCAACTCCGAACCCAGAGAAGCAGAATGCTCTTCCCAATTCCACCAACCTCGCCCCGGTGACGTGCACCACCTCTCTCCTGGACTCCAGCGAGAGCTTCTCCAAGAAACCCATCAAAACTGGCTTCCCTACATCAGGCTTCAAGCAATTCTGGATATTATTAAAGAGGACCTTTAAAAGCATTCTTAGAGATCAGATGTTGACGCATTTAAGGCTGTGTTCGCATACGGTGGTCGGGCTGCTGATTGGATTCTTGTACTACGATATTGGTTCGGACGCCGCGAAGGTCATGAGCAACGCTGGATGTATATTCTTCACTGTTATGTTCACGATGTTTACGGCTATGATGCCTACAATCCTTACAT tCCCAACGGAAATGAGTGTGTTTGTGAGAGAGCATTTAAATTACTGGTACTCTTTGAAAGCATTCTACTTCGCGAAAACGCTAGCGGACTTACCCTTCCAG ATAGTGTTCAGCGGCGTATACGTAATAATAGTATACTTCATGACGGGTCAGCCGATGCAGACGGACCGGGTGTTGATGTTCACCACCATCAACATCCTGACGGCGCTGGTGGCGCAGTCGCTGGGGCTGCTCATCGGCGCCGCCATGAAGATCGAGACCGGCGTCTACCTCGGCCCCGTCACCACCATCCCGGTCGTGCTGTTCTCAG GGTTCTTCGTGAACTTCAAAGCCATCCCCAGCTATCTGCAGTGGCTAACGTACTTAAGCTACGTCAGATATGGCTTCGAAGGTGCCATGCTCTCCGTGTACGGCTACGGGCGCGAGAAACTCCACTGCTCAGAGGTGTACTGCCACTTCAGGAAGCCGGACACCTTCCTTAAGGAGATGACCATGGACAAAGCCAACTTCTGGATAGACGTAGGAGCGCTTATCGCGTTTTTCGTATTCATCAGACTCGTTTCGTACTTAGTGCTAAGGTTCAAACTGAAGATGATGCAGTAG
- the LOC125241053 gene encoding ATP-binding cassette sub-family G member 4 isoform X4 gives MTGLVRKIPNGYDQKKPMASLTHLPKRPPVDIEFSDLSYSVSEGRKRGYKALLKCINGTFRSGELTAIMGPSGAGKSTLMNILAGYKTSNVSGSVLINGKERNLRRFRKLSCYIMQDDCLLPHLTVKEAMHVSANLKLGKDMSVQAKKIVINEIIETLGLVDASDTRTINLSGGQRKRLSIALELVNNPPVMFFDEPTSGLDSSSCFQCISLLKSLARGGRTIICTIHQPSARLFEMFDYLYTLAEGQCIYQGKVKDLVPFLSNMGLNCPSYHNPADYVMEVATGEHGDWVHKLVMAVNKGNCGRVQPSAAPQNSNYNNQAKNNVKLEVVMDKPTCTVIDMSGPTPNPEKQNALPNSTNLAPVTCTTSLLDSSESFSKKPIKTGFPTSGFKQFWILLKRTFKSILRDQMLTHLRLCSHTVVGLLIGFLYYDIGSDAAKVMSNAGCIFFTVMFTMFTAMMPTILTFPTEMSVFVREHLNYWYSLKAFYFAKTLADLPFQIVFSGVYVIIVYFMTGQPMQTDRVLMFTTINILTALVAQSLGLLIGAAMKIETGVYLGPVTTIPVVLFSGFFVNFKAIPSYLQWLTYLSYVRYGFEGAMLSVYGYGREKLHCSEVYCHFRKPDTFLKEMTMDKANFWIDVGALIAFFVFIRLVSYLVLRFKLKMMQ, from the exons ATGACCGGCCTCGTCCGCAAGATCCCCAACGGTTACGACCAGAAGAAACCAATGGCGTCCCTCACACACTTACCCAAACGTCCGCCGGTCGACATCGAGTTCTCTGACCTCTCTTACTCGGTCAGCGAGGGTCGGAAGCGGGGCTACAAGGCTCTGCTGAAGTGCATCAATGGCACCTTCAGGTCTGGAGAGCTGACTGCGATCATGGGGCCTTCTGGTGCGGGGAAGAGCACGCTTATGAACATTTTAGCGGGTTACAA AACTTCAAACGTCAGCGGTTCGGTGCTCATCAATGGCAAGGAGCGAAACCTGAGGCGGTTTAGAAAGCTGTCGTGCTATATTATGCAGGACGACTGCCTTTTACCTCATTTGACAGTGAAAGAGGCCATGCATGTGTCAGCGAATCTGAAGCTAGGGAAGGACATGTCAGTGCAAGCAAAGAAAATAGTGATCAATGAGATTATAGAAACGTTAGGGCTAGTCGACGCGAGTGATACACGGACGATTAATCTATCGGGCGGACAGCGCAAACGTCTGTCCATAGCTTTAGAGTTAGTGAACAATCCCCCTGTGATGTTCTTCGACGAGCCGACCTCCGGGTTGGACAGCTCCTCGTGTTTCCAATGCATATCGCTTCTGAAGAGCCTGGCGCGGGGCGGGCGCACGATCATCTGCACGATCCACCAGCCGTCGGCGCGGCTGTTCGAGATGTTCGACTACCTGTACACGCTGGCGGAGGGCCAGTGCATCTACCAGGGCAAGGTCAAGGACTTGGTGCCGTTCCTGTCCAACATGGGCCTCAACTGCCCGAGCTACCACAATCCTGCTGACTACG TGATGGAGGTAGCGACGGGAGAGCACGGCGACTGGGTCCACAAGTTGGTAATGGCGGTGAACAAGGGCAACTGCGGGCGCGTGCAGCCATCGGCCGCGCCGCAGAACTCAAACTACAACAACCAGGCCAAGAACAACGTCAAACTGGAAGTGGTCATGG ACAAGCCAACCTGCACAGTAATAGACATGTCGGGCCCAACTCCGAACCCAGAGAAGCAGAATGCTCTTCCCAATTCCACCAACCTCGCCCCGGTGACGTGCACCACCTCTCTCCTGGACTCCAGCGAGAGCTTCTCCAAGAAACCCATCAAAACTGGCTTCCCTACATCAGGCTTCAAGCAATTCTGGATATTATTAAAGAGGACCTTTAAAAGCATTCTTAGAGATCAGATGTTGACGCATTTAAGGCTGTGTTCGCATACGGTGGTCGGGCTGCTGATTGGATTCTTGTACTACGATATTGGTTCGGACGCCGCGAAGGTCATGAGCAACGCTGGATGTATATTCTTCACTGTTATGTTCACGATGTTTACGGCTATGATGCCTACAATCCTTACAT tCCCAACGGAAATGAGTGTGTTTGTGAGAGAGCATTTAAATTACTGGTACTCTTTGAAAGCATTCTACTTCGCGAAAACGCTAGCGGACTTACCCTTCCAG ATAGTGTTCAGCGGCGTATACGTAATAATAGTATACTTCATGACGGGTCAGCCGATGCAGACGGACCGGGTGTTGATGTTCACCACCATCAACATCCTGACGGCGCTGGTGGCGCAGTCGCTGGGGCTGCTCATCGGCGCCGCCATGAAGATCGAGACCGGCGTCTACCTCGGCCCCGTCACCACCATCCCGGTCGTGCTGTTCTCAG GGTTCTTCGTGAACTTCAAAGCCATCCCCAGCTATCTGCAGTGGCTAACGTACTTAAGCTACGTCAGATATGGCTTCGAAGGTGCCATGCTCTCCGTGTACGGCTACGGGCGCGAGAAACTCCACTGCTCAGAGGTGTACTGCCACTTCAGGAAGCCGGACACCTTCCTTAAGGAGATGACCATGGACAAAGCCAACTTCTGGATAGACGTAGGAGCGCTTATCGCGTTTTTCGTATTCATCAGACTCGTTTCGTACTTAGTGCTAAGGTTCAAACTGAAGATGATGCAGTAG